One genomic region from Syngnathus typhle isolate RoL2023-S1 ecotype Sweden linkage group LG17, RoL_Styp_1.0, whole genome shotgun sequence encodes:
- the LOC133170530 gene encoding cdc42 effector protein 4-like, giving the protein MPILKQPASGFSQKKRHSRSNLSREMISAPLGDFRHTMHVGRSGNAFGDTSFLGTRSGQPTTDSASFPGSPRPGLLSRAFRSSKRSQSTTRVDQQRELSLLLSEGSSPHVKSAMSLPFLNDEDGGHGTAAETLSPGPLKRLGGSGAAAASAAGSRFPEQVEPGSEELPERRGMKHAESVTSFQVDLGPSMLGDILVVMEKEDVDVEQDKGGEVRTSPLLGAHHEDNRRSMTVLEKEEEACWRTEMGAPHSGRRTPEFLPKHSRHPDSRSVSGSAARLYSADKDSTSFSAPPEEESHFSSFFNDEDDEIRV; this is encoded by the coding sequence ATGCCCATCCTGAAGCAACCGGCGTCTGGCTTCTCCCAGAAGAAGCGGCACTCCCGCAGCAACCTGAGCCGGGAGATGATCAGCGCGCCGCTGGGTGACTTCCGCCACACCATGCACGTGGGCCGCAGCGGCAACGCTTTTGGAGACACCTCCTTCCTGGGGACGCGCTCAGGCCAGCCCACCACTGACTCGGCCTCCTTCCCCGGCTCCCCCCGTCCGGGATTGCTGTCGCGCGCTTTCCGCAGCAGCAAGCGCTCCCAGTCCACCACCCGCGTGGACCAGCAGCGAGAGCTGTCCCTGCTGCTCTCAGAAGGATCGTCTCCTCATGTCAAGAGCGCCATGTCTTTGCCCTTCCTCAACGACGAGGACGGAGGCCATGGCACGGCGGCCGAGACTCTGTCCCCGGGTCCTCTAAAGCGGCTTGGCGGAAGCGGAGCCGCCGCTGCGTCGGCCGCCGGGAGTCGCTTCCCGGAGCAGGTGGAGCCAGGTTCTGAGGAACTCCCTGAAAGGCGCGGAATGAAGCATGCCGAGTCGGTCACATCCTTCCAGGTGGACCTGGGCCCGTCCATGCTGGGGGACATCCTGGTTGTGATGGAGAAGGAGGACGTTGACGTCGAGCAAGACAAGGGTGGCGAGGTCCGTACCTCCCCACTGCTCGGCGCCCACCATGAAGACAACAGGAGGAGTATGACGGTgctggagaaagaggaggaagcGTGCTGGAGGACTGAGATGGGAGCGCCCCACAGCGGCCGCCGCACCCCGGAGTTCCTCCCCAAACACTCACGGCACCCGGATAGCCGCTCCGTGTCGGGCTCGGCGGCCCGCTTGTACTCAGCCGACAAGGACAGCACCAGCTTCAGCGCCCCGCCTGAAGAGGAGAGCCACTTCTCGTCCTTCTTCAACGACGAAGATGATGAGATCCGCGTATGA